A region from the Hydra vulgaris chromosome 10, alternate assembly HydraT2T_AEP genome encodes:
- the LOC100213607 gene encoding malectin-A isoform X2, with product MASLLHIMAVFQQRFSFHLSIAFCYIFLTWFSVSYVNCIGEVVYAVNCGGSAHTDLNGVHYQSDKLSFGTPSDYGKNLQIGRVAPADQILYQTERYHTADFGYSIPIKDEGDFVLVLKFCEVYFRGSKLKVFDVRLNHNLVVVKDLDIYDQVGYGIAHDEYIPFKIQNGQLKVGSKSTPFTGHLFVEFIKSYYDNPKINALVVFKGNVEDVPRLQPLEQNEEEQREAEFEEELPKDKKNRKTSGPKVKDPYELDDGSYFYPFIIAVGLFIPTLLCLCKL from the exons ATGGCGTCTCTACTGCACATAATGGCAGTCTTTCAACAACGCTTTTCTTTCCATTTATCAATagctttttgttatatttttctgACTTGGTTTAGTGTTTCATATGTTAATTGTATTGGGGAAGTTGTATATGCAGTTAATTGTGGCGGATCGGCGCATACTGATTTAAATGGGGTTCATTACCAATCAGATAAGCTGTCATTTGGAACGCCATCAGATTATGGCAAAAACTTACAAATAGGTAGAGTAGCTCCAGCTGATCAAATTTTATATCAGACTGAGAGGTATCATACTGCAGATTTCGGTTATAGCATACCAATTAAAGACGAAGGAgactttgttttagttttaaagttttgtgaaGTTTACTTCCGTGGTTCAAAGCTAAAG GTGTTTGATGTTCGGTTAAACCATAATTTAGTGGTAGTTAAAGATTTAGACATATATGATCAAGTTGGATATGGTATTGCTCATGACGAATACATcccttttaaaatacaaaatggtcAACTCAAAGTTGGATCTAAATCTACACCTTTTACTGGACAtctttttgtagaatttatTAAg tCATATTACGACAACCCAAAGATTAATGCATTAGTAGTATTTAAAGGTAATGTTGAAG ACGTTCCTCGTTTGCAACCTTTAGAGCAGAATGAAGAAGAACAGCGGGAGGCTGAGTTCGAAGAAGAACTTCCCAAAGATAAAAAGAACCGGAAAACATCTGGACCAAAAGTAAAAGATCCATATGAGCTTGACGACGGAAGTTATTTCTATCCATTTATTATTGCTGTCGGTCTTTTCATTCCAACACTTCTTTGTCTTTGCAAACTTTAG